The sequence AATGCGAAAAAAGATTTTCTATCTTTTCCCTCCACTCTTACGCACAAAACATATTTGTTGTTCCATTTTATGGCACCAGCATTAAAAGCGGCATTTATTCCAATACGTTCCATTACTTTTGGGTTGGTATGGGAGGATAAATCATAACGCCAATGCAGAGGGGTATGATCCGCGGTAATTATAGGATGTTTAAATTTTGTATATATTCCATTAGAATCGGTATCTGGAAGATTCTTTCTGGATATCAATCTATCGTATTTTTCAAATAGTTTTGAAAATAGGTCTGATTTTTTGGAAATGGTGTTGGTTTTCATTTTCTATGATATACTGTTACTGTTATTTTTCCTTGTTGTCAAATCTCTATTGATATCCAGCATGAGTTTGTCATCTAGTCGATAAAAAATTAAAAAAAATGCGGATAGCAACGCTCCTGCTGCGGGCAAGAAGCTCATCATTAATCGAATCCCTGTTTTTGTGGCCTCAGTTTGGATCGTATTTGCCTCAAAGCCATAAAATGCAAGTATCCAACCGGTAAGAGCTCCCCCGAGCGTCCAACCCATTTTTTGGGACATAGACGACGATGAGAAAATCAATCCGGTTGCCCTTCTACCAGTTTCCCATTCAGAAAAGTCAGCGATATCAGCATACATGGACCAAAGCAACGGGAAGATAATCCCCGCGCAGATACTTATCAAAATTTGAAAAGCAAAGATTAAAATCGTATCCGATTCCCCCAAAAAGAAAAAAATACAGCTAAGAAAAGACGCAAGTAGCATCGCACCAATAAAAGTATTTTTCTTTCCGATTTTATCTGAAACGGGTTTTGCCAAAATAACCCCTAAAATATTAGCCGCCTGTCCCAACACAAGATATAAAGTGCTAAATGTTATTGCTATTTCTAAAACCGGGAGCAGGAACGCATCCTGATTTTCAAAATAATATTTGAAATAATAAATAGCCGACCCGTCTCGGATAGAATTAAAAATCAAAGAACAGACACCAGCTGCTAATAAGACAAACCAAGGTTTGTTTTTTGCGAGGTTTTTCAAATCTTTTTTTATCGCCGTTTTTTGATCTCTTGGAGGTCGAATTCTCTCTTTTGTAAGATAAAAAGTACCTAAAAAGAACCCCGTTGCGATAAGAGCATAAACAATCATGGTGTATTGCCATGCTTGCTGTTTATCATTGGAATCACTTATAGTGGTAAAATAATCTATCAATGGTTCTGCAGTGGCCAAAACTAAGATGCTACCAGCAAAAGCAAAGATGAACCGGTATGATGCCAAAGAGGTTCTGTCCTTTAAATTAGAGGTCATAACACCCATTAACGAAGCGTAAGGGACGTTGATTGCGGTATAAACAATCATCATTAAACAATAGGTGACGTATGCATAAATGATCTTGCCAGAGGTTGAAAATTGAGGAGTAGTGAATGTAAGTACCCCAAAAATTCCAAAAGGTATAGCAACCCATAGTAAGTATGGTCTAAATTTTCCCCAAACTGTATTTGTTTTATCCGCTATGATTCCCATTATGGGGTCATTGATTCCGTCAAAAATTCTAGTGACCAAAAACATAGTCCCCACTGCAGCTGCGGATATGCCAAAAATATCGGTATAAAAGAAAAGAAGGTATACTCCGAACATCTTCCAAAACATGGAAGATGCAAAATCGCCAAATCCATATCCAATTTTTTCCTTAAGCTTCAGTTTTTCCATTCTCTCTAAAT is a genomic window of Flagellimonas sp. CMM7 containing:
- a CDS encoding MFS transporter, which gives rise to MEKLKLKEKIGYGFGDFASSMFWKMFGVYLLFFYTDIFGISAAAVGTMFLVTRIFDGINDPIMGIIADKTNTVWGKFRPYLLWVAIPFGIFGVLTFTTPQFSTSGKIIYAYVTYCLMMIVYTAINVPYASLMGVMTSNLKDRTSLASYRFIFAFAGSILVLATAEPLIDYFTTISDSNDKQQAWQYTMIVYALIATGFFLGTFYLTKERIRPPRDQKTAIKKDLKNLAKNKPWFVLLAAGVCSLIFNSIRDGSAIYYFKYYFENQDAFLLPVLEIAITFSTLYLVLGQAANILGVILAKPVSDKIGKKNTFIGAMLLASFLSCIFFFLGESDTILIFAFQILISICAGIIFPLLWSMYADIADFSEWETGRRATGLIFSSSSMSQKMGWTLGGALTGWILAFYGFEANTIQTEATKTGIRLMMSFLPAAGALLSAFFLIFYRLDDKLMLDINRDLTTRKNNSNSIS